Proteins from a genomic interval of Thermotoga sp.:
- a CDS encoding PfkB family carbohydrate kinase — translation MVIKESPGGSGLNVAYGLFLLGYDVDFYSNVGNDHRGKHIVKILNDKGFDISCMRIIRSGRTGLFIAFNDKPLAVEPGVNREKVDVPLTMDDYDLVFATGEVPEETLEIVCKRGHNVVIDIGPRAKIDTTDLKVLVIGNEEECSRTRCDVVKMGPKGARWGDLVAAASGEPFPYSLGLGDLFDAVLIHGLIRGRSRNEALEEAVEYTQLFGQKDPVTPFERISQLEFLNTSDKASKDHDKPGDVSCHDGQ, via the coding sequence GTGGTGATCAAAGAGTCGCCCGGTGGCTCAGGATTGAACGTGGCATACGGACTTTTCCTTCTGGGGTACGACGTGGATTTTTACTCCAACGTTGGAAATGATCATAGAGGAAAACATATAGTGAAAATCCTGAACGATAAAGGATTTGACATATCGTGTATGAGGATCATTCGGAGTGGAAGAACAGGGCTTTTCATAGCATTCAACGACAAGCCTCTTGCCGTCGAGCCGGGTGTAAACAGAGAAAAGGTTGATGTTCCACTCACAATGGACGATTACGATCTTGTCTTCGCGACGGGTGAAGTGCCAGAGGAGACTCTAGAGATTGTGTGCAAAAGGGGTCACAACGTGGTGATTGATATTGGGCCCAGAGCGAAGATCGACACCACCGATTTGAAGGTACTTGTCATAGGAAACGAAGAGGAGTGTTCCAGAACCAGATGCGACGTGGTGAAGATGGGGCCGAAGGGTGCAAGATGGGGTGATCTGGTGGCAGCGGCAAGTGGAGAACCATTCCCCTACTCCCTTGGTCTGGGGGATCTGTTCGATGCTGTACTGATCCACGGGCTCATCAGAGGAAGATCACGTAATGAAGCGCTTGAAGAAGCAGTAGAGTACACGCAACTTTTCGGCCAGAAAGATCCGGTAACGCCCTTCGAAAGAATTTCACAACTCGAATTTCTCAACACGAGCGACAAAGCGTCTAAAGATCACGACAAACCCGGCGACGTTTCCTGTCACGACGGACAGTAG
- a CDS encoding DUF1611 domain-containing protein, whose amino-acid sequence MNLWRLYQPGTPVAIIAWGQLGTLHAKTTYGLLRHSRLFKPVCIVAEHDGKKASDFVQPVRFDVPVVSSIGKIKEFGAKVVIVGISNPGGYLEEKIAQLVKDALSSGFDVVSGLHFKISQQTEFLRLARESGARIVDVRVPPVDLRVFSGDIYRKEIKVVGVFGTDCVVGKRTTTVQFWERALQKGIKAGFMATGQTGILIGADAGCVIDAIPADFVSGVVEKTILELERMGKEIVFVEGQGALRHPAYGQVALGLLHGSNPDFVFLVHDPKRDHFESFPKIPKRPNFEEERKLIEMLSGTRVVAGVYLDTPFRTDLPVYNPFNTKDLDEMLERVMG is encoded by the coding sequence ATGAACCTCTGGAGATTATACCAGCCAGGGACTCCTGTCGCGATAATAGCCTGGGGACAATTGGGAACACTGCATGCAAAGACCACCTACGGTCTTCTCAGACACAGTAGACTCTTCAAGCCAGTGTGCATCGTTGCGGAGCACGATGGAAAGAAAGCGAGTGATTTTGTCCAGCCGGTTCGTTTTGATGTTCCTGTAGTATCTTCGATAGGAAAGATTAAAGAGTTCGGTGCGAAAGTTGTGATCGTTGGCATATCCAATCCGGGGGGGTATCTTGAAGAAAAGATCGCTCAGCTCGTGAAAGATGCCCTGTCAAGTGGTTTTGATGTTGTGTCTGGACTTCACTTCAAGATCTCTCAGCAAACGGAGTTCTTAAGACTGGCTCGGGAAAGCGGGGCGAGAATTGTAGACGTTCGTGTTCCACCAGTGGATCTGAGAGTCTTCTCCGGTGATATATACCGGAAAGAAATAAAAGTCGTTGGTGTCTTCGGAACGGATTGTGTGGTTGGGAAAAGGACAACCACCGTTCAGTTCTGGGAAAGGGCACTTCAAAAGGGGATAAAGGCAGGTTTCATGGCCACAGGTCAGACCGGGATCTTGATAGGTGCGGACGCGGGGTGCGTGATAGACGCCATTCCCGCCGATTTCGTTTCTGGCGTGGTGGAAAAAACCATCCTGGAACTGGAACGGATGGGAAAAGAAATCGTCTTCGTTGAGGGACAAGGAGCGCTGAGACATCCAGCTTATGGTCAGGTCGCTCTGGGACTTCTCCACGGATCCAACCCCGATTTTGTCTTCCTGGTTCACGATCCGAAGCGAGACCACTTCGAATCTTTTCCAAAGATACCCAAAAGGCCAAATTTCGAGGAAGAAAGAAAATTAATAGAGATGCTTTCAGGCACCAGGGTTGTGGCCGGGGTGTATCTGGACACACCGTTCAGGACAGATCTTCCCGTTTACAACCCGTTCAACACGAAGGACCTCGACGAGATGCTGGAGAGGGTGATGGGATGA